One genomic region from Oncorhynchus clarkii lewisi isolate Uvic-CL-2024 chromosome 21, UVic_Ocla_1.0, whole genome shotgun sequence encodes:
- the LOC139379045 gene encoding tapasin-related protein-like: MKIFTVLLCLIPYAGVLGFLQVQWLRCQLTDEYVWTNAEGHIESNNSYRDAVLQFDNSGNSALLSDSITFLVAASKVDMRKFVEGPVDRLQCDIHRYSKGMSRVRWPSLGGTGHDIWFTCTLRHTAGLFNITSFLRVTTATTMSAHQPDFFSWLTIGVKEKISASAVMELMTRSPSVRVGLQKETTLHCQFAVDHKVPHLTVEWHFQRRGGRRTKLFSYSSRSGQTEGSGVAVKGIAEGDASLTVPITKVSSEGTYVCSVRVPPLNGSVDIALHIIEPPDVSLTTKEEQIPSIVCEANGFYPLDVEIDLFKETSSGQRPEKLGNILHSSHLQHHDNTHSVAAFIRLRPSPQDSGCAIYSCRVSHVSLQGLYIHKSIIGPGCWTWIHLTLPGLVCLIFLIIFIAVTRRRYF, from the exons ATGAAAATCTTCACTGTTCTCCTTTGTTTAATTCCGTATGCAG GTGTGCTAGGATTCCTACAGGTGCAATGGCTGCGCTGTCAACTGACAGATGAGTATGTATGGACAAATGCTGAGGGACACATTGAAAGTAATAACAGCTACAGAGATGCCGTGTTGCAGTTTGACAACTCTGGGAACAGCGCTTTGTTGTCTGACTCAATCACATTCCTTGTTGCAG CATCTAAGGTGGATATGAGGAAGTTTGTGGAGGGTCCGGTGGATCGACTGCAGTGTGACATCCACAGGTACAGCAAAGGGATGAGCCGTGTGCGCTGGCCAAGCCTGGGAGGAACGGGGCACGACATCTGGTTCACCTGCACACTGCGGCACACCGCAGGCCTCTTCAACATCACCTCCTTCCTCAGAGTCACCACGGCCACGACCATGTCGGCCCACCAGCCAGACTTCTTCAGCTGGCTCACCATCGGagttaaagaaaaaataagcgcCTCAG CTGTGATGGAGCTTATGACCCGCTCTCCATCCGTGCGGGTGGGTCTGCAGAAAGAGACGACCCTGCACTGTCAGTTTGCCGTGGACCACAAGGTCCCTCACCTTACAGTCGAGTGGCATTTTCAGCGGCGCGGAGGGCGCCGGACGAAGCTGTTCAGCTACTCCAGCCGCTCAGGTCAGACAGAGGGCAGCGGGGTGGCAGTGAAGGGCATTGCCGAGGGGGATGCCTCCCTGACTGTGCCCATCACCAAAGTGAGCAGTGAGGGGACGTACGTGTGTTCCGTCCGCGTACCCCCACTCAACGGGAGTGTGGACATCGCTCTGCACATCATAG AGCCTCCTGATGTTTCCTTGACCACAAAGGAGGAGCAGATCCCCAGCATAGTGTGTGAGGCTAATGGCTTTTACCCCTTGGATGTGGAGATTGACCTTTTCAAGGAGACTAGCAGTGGTCAACGGCCTGAGAAGCTGGGGAACATCTTGCACTCTAGTCACCTCCAACATCATGACAATACTCACTCTGTGGCAGCCTTCATCCGGCTGCGGCCCTCCCCTCAGGACTCGGGGTGCGCAATATATTCCTGTAGAGTGTCACACGTCTCCCTGCAAGGTCTGTACATCCACAAGAGCATTATCGGCCCAG GCTGTTGGACTTGGATTCATCTGACCTTGCCTGGACTGGTATGCCTGATTTTTCTGATAATTTTCATAG CAGTAACAAGACGGCGTTATTTTTAA
- the LOC139379048 gene encoding LOW QUALITY PROTEIN: tRNA methyltransferase 10 homolog A-like (The sequence of the model RefSeq protein was modified relative to this genomic sequence to represent the inferred CDS: deleted 1 base in 1 codon), with protein MSSEYLTPSNEKNDVASAAENKDGQSSANNGETETLSKKQRKKLMRHQKWEEERNLRKQKRKEKRQKRSLERKNQGEEGGEFVGRKRLRKEVTPSSPLRLVIDCSFDNLMMFKDVRKLHKQIQRCYSVNRRAAHPVQFYLTSLGGQLKQNMDKTDEGWVNWKDITVKTEAYHEVVVKEELVYLTSDSPNVLTELDETKAYVIGGLVDHNHHKGITFKRAQELGIDHAQLPLNSFVKMNSRKVLAVNHVFEIILVYLEKGNWQEAFFTVLPLRKGAIPLGQEGIATEDEEESDRDAETSHRTQRATNRTNSRTYRDDRTHCSWKTPLNMSAA; from the exons ATGTCCAGCGAATATTTAACACCGTCAAATGAGAAGAATGATGTTGCCAGTGCGGCTGAGAATAAGGATGGACAGAGCAGTGCTAATAATGGAGAAACCGAGACTCTTTCAAAAAAACAGAGAAAGAAGCTTATGAGGCACCAgaaatgggaggaggagaggaacctTCGTAA GCAGAAGCGAAAGGagaagaggcagaagaggagCCTTGAGAGGAAGAaccagggggaggagggaggggagtttGTGGGCCGGAAGCGTTTGAGGAAAGAGGTGACACCCAGTAGCCCCCTGAGACTGGTGATTGACTGCAGCTTCGACAACCTCATGATGTTCAAG GATGTTAGGAAGCTCCATAAACAAATCCAGAGATGTTATTCAGTTAACAGACGAGCGGCGCACCCTGTTCAG tTTTATTTAACCAGCCTTGGTGGACAGCTGAAGCAAAACATGGATAAGACTGATGAAGGATGGGTTAACTGGAAG GATATAACGGTCAAAACAGAGGCGTACCATGAGGTGGTGGTCAAGGAGGAGCTGGTGTACTTGACCTCTGACTCTCCCAATGTGCTGACAGAGCTGGATGAAACCAAGGCCTATGTCATCGGAGGCCTGGTGGACCACAACCACCACAAG GGCATCACCTTTAAACGGGCTCAGGAGCTGGGGATTGACCACGCACAGCTCCCACTGAACAGCTTTGTCAAGATGAATAGCCGCAAAGTGCTGGCGGTCAACCACG TGTTTGAGATCATACTGGTGTACCTGGAGAAAGGGAACTGGCAGGAAGCCTTCTTCACTGTCTTGCCTCTAAGGAAAGGGGCCATTCCCCTGGGCCAGGAGGGCATAGCCACGGAGGATGAGGAGGAATCTGACAGAGACGCAGAGACG TCACACCGAACACAACGGGCAACGAACAGGACGAATAGTAGAACGTACAGGGATGACAGGACACACTGCAGTTGGAAGACGCCCCTAAATATGAGTGCAGCATAG